A window from Carassius auratus strain Wakin chromosome 48, ASM336829v1, whole genome shotgun sequence encodes these proteins:
- the LOC113065493 gene encoding cyclic AMP-dependent transcription factor ATF-7-like gives MKPKSRDTSSGGACQIPGVERERERKRESEWDRGAVFYCKAFAKMGDDKPFVCSAPGCGQRFTNEDHLAVHKHKHEMTLKFGPARTDSVIIADQTPTPTRFLKNCEEVGLFNELASSFEQELPKAQEDEDKRAKNPLPALNSGALDMSLQTPSDVKVKEEDPVEVDSSPPSSPDSMSSMSDSSKEPLRRGKDSPSKPAFSSAPTPAIVRPGSLPLHLGYDGLQPTMPSPTSVITHTPPSNRTLGSPTVPYPMMMLPNGQTVPVLPGPMQMPSVISLARPLCMVPNIPGIPGPPLGGSSSGSSSPSGYNPHNEAKMRLKAALSQQTYAAQGCLGVAMGSSAMIPQRVEQSQLLVQHPDAPSPAQPQVSPAQPTGGRRRRTTDDDPDERRQRFLERNRAAASRCRQKRKIWVSSLEKKAEELTSFNVSLSNEVSHLRNEVAHLKQLLLAHKDCPVTNRQKKAVYLGEEHMKDRSEPTGSPAPVIQHSSLAPSPSSAAGPNGLSSRAAAEAVAMSVLAGMGSQRGESGGPAHVIMATQSHPSSR, from the exons TTCTACTGCAAAGCCTTTGCAAAGATGGGGGACGACAAGCCTTTTGTGTGCAGTGCTCCTGGCTGTGGGCAG AGGTTTACTAATGAGGACCACCTGGCTgtccacaaacacaaacatgaaatgacGCTGAAGTTTGGACCCGCCAGGACTGACTCAGTCATCATTGCAG ACCAGACGCCGACTCCCACTCGTTTCCTGAAAAACTGTGAAGAGGTGGGCTTGTTCAATGAGCTGGCCAGCTCCTTCGAGCAGGAGCTCCCTAAGGCCCAGGAAGATGAGGACAAGAGGGCCAAGAACCCG TTGCCTGCTCTTAATTCAGGAGCACTTGATATGAGTTTGCAGACGCCTTCAGATGTTAAGGTGAAAGAGGAGGACCCTGTGGAGGTGGACTCCTCTCCACCTAGCAGCCCTGACTCCATGTCCAGTATGTCAGACAGCAGCAAAGAGCCCTTAAGAAGAGGAAAG GATTCTCCCTCGAAGCCTGCCTTCAGTTCGGCTCCCACCCCTGCCATAGTGCGTCCTGGCTCCCTCCCCCTGCACCTGGGTTATGACGGCCTGCAGCCCACCATGCCCTCCCCTACCTCCGTCATCACACACACCCCACCATCCAACCGCACACTGGG GTCTCCCACAGTGCCGTACCCAATGATGATGCTTCCCAATGGTCAAACAGTTCCTGTTCTTCCAGGTCCTATGCAGATGCCCTCTGTAATATCT CTGGCGAGACCCCTGTGTATGGTTCCCAACATTCCAGGAATACCCGGCCCTCCACTAGGGGGCAGCAGCAGCGGCTCGTCTTCACCCTCTGGTTACAACCCCCACAATGAGGCCAAGATG AGGCTGAAGGCAGCATTGTCTCAGCAGACGTATGCGGCTCAGGGTTGTCTTGGTGTGGCGATGGGGTCCAGTGCGATGATCCCTCAGAGAGTGGAGCAAAGCCAGCTGCTGGTCCAGCATCCAGATGCCCCATCCCCTGCTCAGCCACAG GTGTCACCCGCTCAGCCCACCGGAGGGCGCAGGCGGAGGACAACTGATGACGACCCCGATGAGAGGAGGCAGCGCTTCCTGGAGCGGAACCGGGCAGCAGCTTCTCGTTGCAGACAGAAACGCAAGATATGGGTCAGCTCTCTGGAGAAGAAGGCTGAAGAACTCACCTCCTTCAACGTCTCGCTGTCG AACGAGGTGTCTCATCTACGAAATGAAGTTGCGCATCTGAAACAGTTGCTGTTAGCCCATAAAGACTGTCCTGTCACCAACCGCCAGAAGAAAGCTGTCTACTTGG GAGAGGAACACATGAAAGATAGATCTGAGCCCACGGGTTCCCCGGCACCGGTCATTCAGCACAGCTCTCTGGCCCCCAGCCCCTCATCTGCAGCAGGGCCCAATGGCCTGAGCTCCCGCGCCGCGGCCGAGGCGGTGGCCATGTCAGTGCTGGCGGGGATGGGCAGCCAGCGGGGGGAGAGTGGTGGACCGGCACACGTCATCATGGCCACACAGTCCCACCCATCCAGCAGATGA